One Drosophila teissieri strain GT53w chromosome X, Prin_Dtei_1.1, whole genome shotgun sequence genomic window, TTGGCCCATGTAAGGGTTAAGGCTAGGCCCGATCGTCAGCTCAAGCCCGTTATCGATAACTAGTTAGCACATCGCAAGCTCCCcccgcacactcacacacatgcacatacgcacaacaacaaaaacaaaacgatgATGTGATGGCCCATCATCAGTGGTGATCAAAtctaaatgtatgtatgtttctAACCACCCACAGCCCAGCGCCCATCACCTACCACCtacctcccaccacccactgaccGAGAATCGGACGACCTTCCTTACCCACACAGCTGCAGCACTCCTCGTAGTTCTTGCCCAGGCACTTGAGGCACTCCttgcagcaggagcagttcTTCAGCTCGCACTTGCAGCTCTGGGTGAGCATGCACTTGGAGACGATCGAGGCGCAGACGACCTCGTTGCAGGACTCCACTGTGCCGTAGTAGCAGACGATGGCCAATAGCACGATGGTGCCCACTGTGAGCGAGCGCCAAATTTCCATGATCGGCAGTGgctatgtgtgtgcgtgtgtgtgtgtgtagggaTTGGAATGCGCTCTTTCCCGCAGTcaaattgtgtgtgtgtgtgtgtgcgggtgcaattacaacaaaacaacaattacagacacacaagcacacgcaGATTgggcatttgatttgatttgatttgacttGATTGCTCGCCTTTGTGCACcactatttatatatatatgcatatataatatCGCAATTCGATTCCGGACGGatcaaaacaacaacaagcgacACCACAACGAACActaaacagcaacaactagCGAGCGGATCGAACTGTGCGCTGCGGCAGCGGCGTTGACGGTGGCAGAGGAGCGACTGCGCGGCGACAATGTCTCTCTCtcgcgttgtttttgttattgctaGGGCACAAACTGTGTTTTCTGCTTCTTCCCCACAcctaaaacaacaacaatagagCCAGGCTAGacacaaacatacaaacacacacacacgcacacgcgaATTAAGCGCGCACACACGCTCACCAAGCAGGCTggctcacacgcacacacttacaGGCCAGCTTAGAAATTCGAATGAATGATGCTGACGCCGGCGCCGCTGCCTTTTGTTGACAATTCCGGTATCTGAATCAAATAGCTGTGTCTGAATCTGGAGGATCGGTGCGGATCAGATCGGCGTATCTAAGCGCACGCGTACGCGAACTGAATGATCAACTAGCCAAAGCAACAACACGGTTCGGCTCGTTACATAGGTGTTTATGTGCAAGTGTGTGGTGATCGAGAGATTGGAGATGAGCACATCTGCGACAGCAGTGATCGGGTCCCAAAAAGTCACGGCTAGAAGTCACGAAATTCGAATCACGCTAGATTACGCGTTTTTGCAAAAGACTTCATTACATTGAGCAAAGaacttaattaattcattaaaagCTTTTTCtatgattaaataaataaatgtaccATATACTTTAGCAATTCGTTAGCACATTCTACTTATGTAGAGCTCAGGACCATGAGCAGTTCTATTCATTTTGCAACTAAGTTTTCTTAAGCTATTGTTTCAATGCAAGTGTAGCCAACatagttttaattagtttgttgattttattaaacattttattaaatgttattatGCGTCGCTGTGATAATTTTACACctaatatgtataataatatttaaaataaatttcaatttgaatttatggatATGCGATACTTAAACGATACTTGTATTCATGGGCTGCCTGCACAGCACTAGCAAGTACATACCCGATAGGCTATCGATAACTCGCATACTGATATCGAATGGATGATAACAAAACAAGACAATAAACAGATATGAAAAACTAAGAGCCCAAGATGTTTATGTTCCGGAACTGCGCTGTTCTCCTGGTGATCGGCTCCATCTGCTGCTTCATCTACGGCCTCTTCCGCCTACACGTGGAGGTGGAGCCCAATGCCTGCCGGATGACATACATGTTCGGCGAACCCATGTTTGCGGTGAGTACGAGTCGGTTTATTCGGTTTATTTTACGAGATGAGTCCAATTGCTGATAATACTTGGTTTGCAGAAAGTGGGAGTCAGGGATGGTGATCAGTATCCTAACTATGGACTGTACTATTACTACGAGGGACTGCGTCAGCCGCTGGATCCGCTCAGGCGCCGGATGACGGGTGCTCCGGTTATCTTCGTGCCCGGCAACGCCGGCTCCTACAAACAAGTGCGTTCTTTAGCCTCCGTTGCGCTCCGCAAGGCAATGTCCAACGATGCGGGCATCCACCTGGACTACTACACAATTGACTACGACGAGGAGTTGTCCGCTCTGTACGGTGGCTATCTGCCTCGTCAAAGAAGCTATCTGAAGCTTTGCATTCGCACCATCCTGTCGATCTACGAGGGTCGCACGGAGCAGCCCTCCATCGTGTTGATTGGCCACTCAATGGGCGGCAAGCTGGCGCAGTCGGTGCTAGTGGATCCCGCCATTGGCCAGCACATCAATACAATTATTAGCATCTCTACGCCACTGGATCAGCCGGTGCTCAATCTGGATGCCCAACTGGAGGAGTTCTACGACCAAACAGACGTCGTGCTGAGCAAGCTGCGCACTGCCACAGTGCCTACGATGACCACAAATGTCTGTGACAGCCTGCACCAGCGACCACCGAGTGTGCAGCGAATGGCCAGCCAGGACAGCTCGGCTCGGCTGGACAACGTGCTGCTTATTTCCACGGGCGGTGGCAATAGGGATCTGCTGGTGCGACCAGGACTCACCAGCTCCCGGTTCAACGATCTGCATGCCATGGTATTTGTGGTACTTTGTGATTAAATGGCTGAAAccgcatttaatttttcttttcttattttcagACATCAGCGATACCCAAAGTCAGTCTGAGCTGTGACCACCTGTCGGCCGTGTGGTGCTTGCAGTTTATGCAGGCCATCAATCGGTTTCTGTTCAGCATTGCCTATGTCCGCGAGGATCGCTCATCGATCGCGTTTGGAACCATCAAGCAGCGCAACCTGCAGTCGGCATTGTCCACCTTTGTGGTAGGTTGCATTGTATTTAAAACACTAtcaaatactaaatatttaattacagaAGCCTCGAAGGCGTCAGCAGAATACGGTGCGATTCGGAGCTGCTGGAAATTGGCACGAGGAGCGGCGTCTGGTGATAAACAAGTTCTTCACGAACGGACTCAAGGGCACCTTCTTCGATTTGATTGGTTTGCAGCGACTGGAGCGGTATAGAAAGGCGGCCATCGAGGCCTTGAATGTGGATGACGAGGACTGGTTGTTCGGATGCTCCGCAGAGAATCACAATAAGACGGGACCGCTTTACTGGTAAGTGTACAGAGTAGTCTGTTAAGATAGTTTGTATAATCTTGTTTTGTACAGCGAAAAGGCTACCTCCCTGATGCACCTCGTCCACTGGCTGCCCAACGAAGACCGCGATCCACGTAGCGTTGCTCTTCTCGATCTACACAACCTGCGCAAGACCTATGTTCACTGGACCCACTTGCTCGTTCGCCTGCCACCGAGCGCCAAGCGAATCGGCTACAACCTGGACATCTACGACCCCAAAGAGCGTGTGACGGACATCAAGATGCCTCGCTGGTACACAATGTCCAAACTGCCATTAATAAACGAGACTCTCCAGGGCACGCTGCACCATCGGCTGCGCATCTCCGAGATGGTGGATCCATACCAGAGCATTCGGGTGATTGTGGAGCCGCTGCAGTGCATCAATCCCGAGTATAGGGTAACTGCGAGGATATGCGTTCCGTGGGCAGCGGGCTACGAACGCTTCCAAACACTAAAGTCAGTTTGCTAAAAGGGTAATCGCTTTGCGGTGTATAATatgtgtgttttatatttgcagATCGTTTGATCAGAAGCCCCAATTGTATGTAAATGTGCCTACATTAGTGCCCAGACACTATAACACCACGCTCAATCCTGTGACACTGGATCTATATCTGGATCCCACCTGCCGCTATCGAATCAGGTACTTTCTGTCTCACACTGTTATATGTCCATCTCACTCTGATTTATGTGCCTTCCAGCTACGAGTACTCATATTCCTCAGCGCTATCTCGGCTGGTTCTGGAATTCTACGGCTGGTTGCCGGCGCACTTGGTCTGCGTGCTACTGATTGTGCTGAGAAAGCAGGTTGAGACCTTTCACGACGTGGGAACTTTTCGTAGCCTGCGTCCTTATGTGGGCTATCTGCAGTACACATCACTCTATATTGTCACTGGTTCGTTTTCACCATCGTATTTACCCTACTCATATTAATCATCTATTCAATCGAATTTCAGCCTGTCGCATCCTAAAGAAACTCATCATCAGCAGCCGCGTGTTTCCGGAGCCAGAGCCATTGGACTACAGCATCAATGTGTCCATTGTAATCCACTGTGCGGCCATTGCCTTATCGCTGCTGGCCACGCTGGGCACTTGGTTGGCCCTCACGCTCTATGGCAATGCATTCTACCGCCTAGCCCTGCGGATAACACGCCTATCCCAGGCGACTTCCAACGTGATGATCTCGATCATGACCCACTTGCCCATTACGTACGGTATTCTCACTATTGCCACGGCCATGGGCACCTGCAGCGGAGTGGGTCTTCTTCTGGCCTTTGTCTTCTACTTCCTGATGCTCTCGAATGCCTATAAGGATTATCTGGAGGACTTTCTATGGCAGAAGGCGGCTAATTTGGTGCGTGGCAAGCCTTCTGCAGTGACTGCACAGGAACCTTCCATCGGAGAAGATTCAACGGAGGAGCAAAATGCAGAACGCAAGGCGCTGGAGCAGAAGGAcgaacaacagcagcagcagcaggaggaagAGCCGGAGCCTTGTGTGGGCCTGCAGAACTTCTCCTTTCACGTCactctgctgctgatgctactcatgcagctgctgctcaatGCTCCCAGCAGTTTGGCTTGGTTGCGCAGTCGCCGGTAATTTCTGGACTGACTTTTTAAAGATTAATAGATTAAGCTGAATAGCCACTCTGTTTTCGCACTCCAGGCATGGCATTCAGCTGCCGGATCCGAGCTTGTATCCCAGCATCGTGGTATTGGCATCACTGAGtcttctgctgcagctgcgagCTCCCCAAAAATGGTAACTTGAAAATGCCCTATTATTATATTGAATTATCGTTAAATTCTAACATTTGCAGCCAGGGATACTGGATGCTCTCCATGGTGTTCTACGTTCTGGCAGGCGTGGTCTTACTGTACTGTCAGGCGGCCATCTACAGGCTGACCTATGTGATTGCCGGGGCCTTCGCCCTGCTGTCTGCCCACCAAAGTCTCTGGATCCTATGGCGTCGTGTGTCCCAAGTCTAGTTTCCGTTTTGTTCTCCATGTGTTAATGCGTTATTAATTGCTGAGTTAGTTAATTCGAGAGTCGTGTTCGCTGGCTTGAAGTCGCTTATGTAAACCAGCAGCAAACGAGGCAAATAAGCCCAGATCTGGATCTCCACCAGCGGGAAGTCCAAACTGGGCCCGGCTGGGCGTTGATCTCGATTTGCCTCGATCGCACATTATAtgtattaattgtttttacgCCTGTTTGCCGGCGCTTTCGGTTGGCGATACCTCGCCATCTCGGGTGGCAAGCACGTCACTCGCCATTTGAGGGAAATGTGTGAAAATTTTAATGCCCATTAGCAGCCGTGCCAGTTGAGCACACTCGCCAGCCATATCATGGTTTCCTTTTAGCCAAAGACATAGTTCTTAGTATTTTAGTCCATCcgaaattatttacttaatattttgttaGTACGTTTGCTTGTTTAAGATTTTACCCTTTATTCGTTTTGAACTCTGCAAGCGAagacaatatatatttgtattagtCACTCCATTTCTTCCGTCTTACAAATGGATTATCGACCTAATGTAGCTGCCATATGTCACAAACCGACTTTCACCCTAAACATCCTAAGCAACCTCTtgtaaaaatgttgtaaatgtttttatttagttaGTCCCTTGTTTTAccattaaatacaattttatacatTTGTAAAGTCCAAAAACGAGTATTTTGCGCGCTTTGCTGACCAGTTTAGATGGGCGTACAATTACGGATTCATCGATCGATTTCATCCTCGCCCACAAGGAGATCTCTAGCGCCCAACTAAATGCCGATTGCATTTGGTTGTTGTGGTCCATCAACGCCATCACAGCTGTCAACTTAATGTCTTATTTGTGCGACGTGGAAATCTGGATCAGTCGGTGGTCagcgcatcgcatcgcatcatGGAAACGCACAGGAGGCGTGGCAGCACGCAAACTGGGTGAGCCATTCCAGCGTCAACAGTGCCCACGGGAGTCGTTTGGAGCGGGCTGCTTTGGGTGGGCTTCGCTGGCTTGGCTTGgattggcttggcttggctcgGTTCAGTGGACAAACACGATGTCCCGATAAGGATGTGGCCACCAGCAGAGGCATATATAGTATTCATAACGACGGCGCTTATGGTGCCGACATCTGTCAGCCGCCTTGTGACGAAAGTGGCCAATATTCGTGCCACTTGTGATATAACCAAATGGCACTTCGCCGGGCAAGCTATGTTAATATCGGCATAAAGTGTCCATTTCAATATCGACCTAAGTAGCTCACTCAGCGCCGCCAATTAAACGGCTTAGACGTGAAACGTGGAGCAAAACAGTTGCCAAAGTCAATTAACTACTTTTCGTTGGTTGTGCAACATTAGTGGATTTAATGGATTGTATCATATTTTGTGCGTGCTCTTAAATTAGCCTAAGTATCTGTTGATACTGCAAAGCTACCAGTTGCAACAAATTAATCGGAACGTggattattaaataaatattaaagtaaatCTCAGTTTTTTACTAGGCAGTAGTTTTCAGTTGAATATTTATCTACAAATAAACCAATCATATCCAACATGTAGCACATAAATTCCCaacaaatcaattgaaatacaGTATGAAATATagtttgttaaaatattttattggtatagtcacaaaaaaaaaaacatacgaCTTGTTAACAGCATATTATACTAGAACATACAACTTTGTACAGTTTAGCTTAGAGAGAAGTGGCAGTACGACTGTAAGACTTGGTAGTGGAATATTGGACTATTGCCAGTAGGCGGGCACCAGTTGCACGGGACCCTGGACATTGGCCATTTGGTAGGGCGGAGGTGCCATCACGTTGACGCTGcaaggtggaggaggaggacagTATTAGATGCTACTGGAAGGATATCAGAATTGCTGGGAAATTACCGCATGGGCTCCGTGTCGCGATAGTAGCGCGGCCTGGGCGCCACATAGTTGTTCGAGGTGAAGCTGCGCGGATTGGCCACCGGGAAGCGTATGGCGGGCTGCTGGGCATTGGACGCACGTCCTCCGATCCTGGCCCGAGCTCTGGGGCGTGCCAGTCCGGATCGTGCCGCTGCCGCAGCGCCGGCGGCCGCCGCTCCTCCGCCACCGACCGCTACAGCTCCTCCGGCTGCAGCCGCACCGCCGCCGAGATTGTTCAGGGCAATGCCACCGCCCAGACCCAAGCCGCCCAAATTCAGAGGACCCAGTCCGCCGGGCGCTGCTCCTGGCGCCGGCTGTTGCCACATGGCCGCCAGTTGAATGGGCACGAGGGCGGGCAGGGAGACGGTAATGGGTACGCCCGGTGGTGGACCAGCTGGTGCCTCTGGTGCTGGCGCCTCCGGCTCTGgttcgtcctcatcctcgggCGGCGCAGGCGTTGTGGTCTCCGGCTCGGGTTCGGGCTCCTCGGGCTCTGGCTCCGGTGCCGGAGTCGTCGGCTTGGCCACATCCTTCCAGGCGGCCAGCAGGGCCAGCAGCTCGTCCTTGGTCACATGCGGACTGTGGGATGGCGGCAGCGGGCTGAACTCGAAGCTGGGACTGTTCCAGCCGTGGCTGAGGCCACCGCTACTCCAGCCGGGCGGCGGACCGGGCCCAAAGAGCGATCTCTGCTGGCGGGGAATGGGGCCAGAGATCGGGCCCGGCACGAACTGGGCGTTGGCCAGCTGATCGATCAGCAGGACCACAAGGATCCCGATGCTAATGCTACTCTGATATCTGGCCATTACGACttaactgctgctgctgctgctgctgctgtgcgcGATTTGTGTCTGCGCAGTTAGGCGATAGCGGCGCTTATATACTCCCATCGCAGATGTGATCCCCGAACTCGGCTCGTGAATTGGGTTAACAATTGGCTGCAACCGGACTAGATCGGCTCTacctggacctggacctggaccCGCTGACCGGAAGCGTCATGGACATGAAGAGCTGTAGAGCTGAAGAGCCGAGGAGCCGAGGAGCAAGCGGAGTCGAGGAGCAATCGGCATTGGCATTTGGCCAACTGGTTCACATCGAATCCAATCGCTGTTCACGCATTTCGGTGTGCCTAGGAAGCGTGCACCATTTATGGCCAGCAATTGCATCACATACTTATACTGGATTACCAAAGTAAATGGTccgcaaatgaaaatgaaaatgaaaacgaaaatgaaaacgaaaaacgcCAGACGCTGTGAAAAGTGGAAAGCGCGTGCAAAAAGCGAGCAgatggatggctggctgggaAACTGGTTCCATCATCGACTCCTCGCAACTGTGTAGCACAGTGTTTTAATTGCCATTATCTGTGCCAACATGTAAACAGCGGGTAAATAACGAATTATGGGTAACCGCAAATCGCATGATTAAATATTCAAAGGACTCGGCTACTGTGGCTCATTAATATGCAtggcaacgctgcgtatgagtgatatgCGATAATCCACCAGGAAGAATGGCCAACTGATTGCGCATAACGTAGTGCATTCTGCATCCAGTCAATTTGCACAATCTTTATACGAAAATGCTCCCCAATTCTAAATTCAAACGAAATGTTAACTgggcaacagtgcgtatgagtgatattgTATTGAGATAGATTTATGTACATGCCAATTAAAGCGTCTAATTCAAATTGGTGGACGAGCAGTCCCAGGACTTTTTGTCCTCGTGAAACTGGATGAGCACTAGTTCATAGGTGGCCACCGTACCCGCCATCTGaaagatatatgtattataCACATGGACAGAACCGATCAAGTGAAGATTAGGCCTGGACTATCTCACCGCCAGAAACAGCTTCCTGGTGACATTGAAGAACTTGAGGCCCGTTAGCGCCACCTGATCGCTGGCCAGCTCTGCGGCAAAGCGGAAGACCTCCGGATGATAGCCGTTGAGCGGGACAAGGCGCAGCAGACGCAGTGGCTCCCTGGCCTGGTCGTTGATCGCCGACACGAAGAGCAGCACGGCCGTGGCACGGCTGAGCAGGAACAACAGcgagaagtagaagtagacGGCGTGGGCGGAGGAGGGCATGGTGCTGGATTACAGGGTACGAATCAATTCGAGGAGTGCTCtcgtctctctctcttgcaTAACTCACTTGATGCTCTTGAGGAGCTGCAGGCAGATGAAGTACAGATTGCTGCCGAAGGATATCAGCATTATGCCGGACACGGCGTCATCCACCTCCCGTATGAGCTCCACTATGGAGCGGTAAAGAGTGCGTGACCAAGTCCAATAGGCTTCCGGCATGggctatgtacatacatacacatatgtgcatgtgcatCATCCTTGATAATGATATGTGCATCGATATATGGCAGGCGATTGGTTAACCCACCTGTCGTACCTGCTGCTCCAAGCTGCGATTCAGCCTGGCCAGCATCTCGCTGAGACCGATGCCCAGCATCATCAGGAATATGTCCATGTAGCTCCAGCCGAAGGTGAGCAGCACGTTCTGAATCTTGCCCAGCCACGCCAGCCAGTTGGAGTACGGAAACACATCGAACAACTGGGCACTGGTGCCATGCAAATAGGATTCCACGGGATCCCTTCTTCGCGGGCAAAAGTCGTAGTACACCACCGAAATGATGCTCAGCAGGTGCTCCACTGGAAACAAAAAGCATGCGGTTATGGTCAGCGATCCAAACGTATTGGTGGTAACCCAACTCAGCGAAACTGTCAGCAGCACGAAGGCCACCAACTTGAGGCGACGGGCAGGACGAGCCCGTTGCAGGCAGCAGCTGTAGCCGGGTAGCCGCCGTTCCACCGCCGCCCAGTGGCGCATCAATCCTGGCCAGAGTTGGGCCAGTTTCAGGAACTGCCAGGAGGCGATCAGGATGCTCACGTGAAAAACTATGGGCTCTAAATGGTGGTAATGTAAGTATGCAATTAACATAGTAACTGAGTGAGTGTGCATCATTTAATCTCACCCACACTGCGCACATCCAGCACACTGTGGGCCACCTTGCGGATGCTGAAGCCCAGATCCACCGACGTGGAGCAGAGGTACAAGGAGCTGTACCAAAAGCGCCAGCTACGCCGGCTGAAGCGCAATCCTCTGTAGGAGGGAGCACTGATTCCACTCACGGGCATCAAGCAGAAGCACTGGGCCACTGCCAGCACCGGAGCCACTGCCTCATGGAAGGAGCCATTGTGCAGGAAGTTCTTTCGCGTTCCGCGCACCTGGCATTCTGTCTTGTAAAAGGTAATTAGGCTGGAAGTCTATAGAATTAGAACCTCACCTCGAAACTGATTCAAGCCGCTTTTAAGGTTTTTTAACCAGATCTTGCCCTGAATTTTCAGTTGCCGATTTCGCTCTTTTAGCTGTCGCATTTTGAGCAAGCTCTAAATCCTGACTAAGTCCTGGCTAATGCAAAAGTGCAGCAGGATAGTATAGAAGTCCACCTGTTATCAACTAATGGCCAGTGATGAGGAATATAACAGGTCTGtactcaaaatatttaaattatatatgtacttttaaTGAACTGTATTTTGACATGCAtctttttctttagttttaaGAATAGGGGTTAGTGTGCTATATTAGTTTGACAAATAAATGTACCTTTGCCATCACTTGTAACGAGTATTTAATTAGCGCGACCTTTGACGAAACTCAATGGCGCCACAACATGCAAATTGGCAACACACACCATTAGCTATGAACTAGGCACTACTAGTGCAAAGTTATAAATGATTCGTTAGTCAAAGGAAAATATGTGCAGCTGTCACAAGGCGAAAATTGATTGCGCATAGATCCATAGATGGCAAAAAATCACCAATGAAAGTAAATTACAGCTACTGATTTTAAGCCACGAGTAAATGGAAGTAAGGGGAGAACAAGAGATCTAAATAACATTCTTTAATAGACAACAGTCAATGAAATTACTTTTTCAAACTTAAGAAACGTAATAAATTTTTGCTGATCGGCGAGTTACGTTTCTATTTACAAATATCCTTTAGGCCCGGCTTAGAATTTCGAAAACCGATAGGCGCCTGCGCAGCGCGACAATCGATAGAACGCCCACGACGATAGCCGCTGCAATCGATCGCGAGCGATAGAACAGTACGCTTACTGTAAATGTATATGCCCACAAACGGGGCTCAAGCCGCTCACAGTAGTCTTTCATTCCAGCTCGATCGGTGAAGTCGTTCGCTGAGCGGCGCTGCGcgtttgttgttcttgttgccgctgctgctgttaatTGCCAAAGAAAATACGACACTTTGCGCTGTGCGAACGCGATCGCAGATGTCTCTCCGTTAGTTTGATTGGTTTAGTTGGCCGGCCAAGCAGCGCTTCGGTTTCGATAAGTCAGAAGAAGTCAATGTGAGAGAAGGCCAGAATCGGTTGGCtgtattatttacatatttttgttgcgttgtttttgtttgctgtgctGCGCCGTGCAATTTAATGTCAACACCAAAATGCAATTCGAAAGCATTTAAGAAACGCCAAACGAagtataaatttataataagcGGAAAACACTGAAACGAGTTCGTGTTCGGGTgagttgttgtttctgttttttgtttttgttttttttttgtgtgtgtttctctTTCAAGACCAGAATCCAAATCCGGCCAAAAACGGCCTTACCTTTGTTAACAATTTGAGTTGcgcgttttattgttgttgcatttggtccac contains:
- the LOC122623381 gene encoding gustatory receptor 5a for trehalose is translated as MRQLKERNRQLKIQGKIWLKNLKSGLNQFRECQVRGTRKNFLHNGSFHEAVAPVLAVAQCFCLMPVSGISAPSYRGLRFSRRSWRFWYSSLYLCSTSVDLGFSIRKVAHSVLDVRSVEPIVFHVSILIASWQFLKLAQLWPGLMRHWAAVERRLPGYSCCLQRARPARRLKLVAFVLLTVSLMEHLLSIISVVYYDFCPRRRDPVESYLHGTSAQLFDVFPYSNWLAWLGKIQNVLLTFGWSYMDIFLMMLGIGLSEMLARLNRSLEQQVRQPMPEAYWTWSRTLYRSIVELIREVDDAVSGIMLISFGSNLYFICLQLLKSINTMPSSAHAVYFYFSLLFLLSRATAVLLFVSAINDQAREPLRLLRLVPLNGYHPEVFRFAAELASDQVALTGLKFFNVTRKLFLAMAGTVATYELVLIQFHEDKKSWDCSSTNLN
- the LOC122623499 gene encoding GPI inositol-deacylase: MFMFRNCAVLLVIGSICCFIYGLFRLHVEVEPNACRMTYMFGEPMFAKVGVRDGDQYPNYGLYYYYEGLRQPLDPLRRRMTGAPVIFVPGNAGSYKQVRSLASVALRKAMSNDAGIHLDYYTIDYDEELSALYGGYLPRQRSYLKLCIRTILSIYEGRTEQPSIVLIGHSMGGKLAQSVLVDPAIGQHINTIISISTPLDQPVLNLDAQLEEFYDQTDVVLSKLRTATVPTMTTNVCDSLHQRPPSVQRMASQDSSARLDNVLLISTGGGNRDLLVRPGLTSSRFNDLHAMTSAIPKVSLSCDHLSAVWCLQFMQAINRFLFSIAYVREDRSSIAFGTIKQRNLQSALSTFVKPRRRQQNTVRFGAAGNWHEERRLVINKFFTNGLKGTFFDLIGLQRLERYRKAAIEALNVDDEDWLFGCSAENHNKTGPLYCEKATSLMHLVHWLPNEDRDPRSVALLDLHNLRKTYVHWTHLLVRLPPSAKRIGYNLDIYDPKERVTDIKMPRWYTMSKLPLINETLQGTLHHRLRISEMVDPYQSIRVIVEPLQCINPEYRVTARICVPWAAGYERFQTLKSFDQKPQLYVNVPTLVPRHYNTTLNPVTLDLYLDPTCRYRISYEYSYSSALSRLVLEFYGWLPAHLVCVLLIVLRKQVETFHDVGTFRSLRPYVGYLQYTSLYIVTACRILKKLIISSRVFPEPEPLDYSINVSIVIHCAAIALSLLATLGTWLALTLYGNAFYRLALRITRLSQATSNVMISIMTHLPITYGILTIATAMGTCSGVGLLLAFVFYFLMLSNAYKDYLEDFLWQKAANLVRGKPSAVTAQEPSIGEDSTEEQNAERKALEQKDEQQQQQQEEEPEPCVGLQNFSFHVTLLLMLLMQLLLNAPSSLAWLRSRRHGIQLPDPSLYPSIVVLASLSLLLQLRAPQKCQGYWMLSMVFYVLAGVVLLYCQAAIYRLTYVIAGAFALLSAHQSLWILWRRVSQV
- the LOC122624850 gene encoding translation initiation factor IF-2, which gives rise to MARYQSSISIGILVVLLIDQLANAQFVPGPISGPIPRQQRSLFGPGPPPGWSSGGLSHGWNSPSFEFSPLPPSHSPHVTKDELLALLAAWKDVAKPTTPAPEPEPEEPEPEPETTTPAPPEDEDEPEPEAPAPEAPAGPPPGVPITVSLPALVPIQLAAMWQQPAPGAAPGGLGPLNLGGLGLGGGIALNNLGGGAAAAGGAVAVGGGGAAAAGAAAAARSGLARPRARARIGGRASNAQQPAIRFPVANPRSFTSNNYVAPRPRYYRDTEPMRVNVMAPPPYQMANVQGPVQLVPAYWQ